One segment of Clostridium ljungdahlii DSM 13528 DNA contains the following:
- a CDS encoding peptide ABC transporter substrate-binding protein — MKKFIYIILGMLIISIVSITLIGGSLQKKVEQTESSNYKNNVTYNLGKLPEDLIMLDSNNLREKDILANTFEGLVNCDENGKIVPALAESWDISQDGTNYTFKIRKDGKWSDGSDITANDFVNFFSDILNKNTNNIFSDQLNCIFGVEDYRKGKCDFNNVAITALNNKTLNIRLNYPCNYFLNILSQPIYALRNIDSKLIDWKKDYRSIMYSGSFCINNISDSGEITLKKNSHYWNKAQVKSNSITLSSLKTKESALAAFQSSTINVFTDPPLGELKTIEGKAKYKVSPLLQGEGIAFNLKRSGIANDNSFRKAVAASINRNNIVKNILNSTALESYSYIPQYTGDGLNGKYINKVFFQGNEDIKKASDMMKSVSSSYGEASLKLIYLDTVENKKTCEAIGESIKKAVGIDVKCEGYEASKFNEKLKKGDYDMAEIKYEGYYDYPLSFLDMWRSASQYNLYGYRNVQFDNKFMNAKFEKDGTKRIEILKEMENMLMEDMPIIPLYFNDVIISQKNYVQGIYTNKLGNIKLDKAYLDVH; from the coding sequence ATGAAGAAATTTATTTATATAATATTAGGTATGCTCATAATTTCCATAGTTTCTATAACTTTAATTGGAGGATCTTTGCAAAAGAAAGTTGAGCAAACTGAAAGCAGTAATTATAAGAATAATGTGACATATAATTTGGGTAAGTTACCTGAAGATCTTATAATGCTTGATTCCAATAATTTAAGGGAAAAGGATATACTTGCAAACACATTTGAAGGACTTGTGAATTGTGATGAAAATGGCAAAATAGTTCCTGCACTTGCTGAAAGTTGGGATATAAGTCAAGATGGAACTAATTATACTTTTAAAATAAGGAAAGATGGAAAGTGGAGTGATGGTTCTGATATTACTGCAAATGACTTTGTGAACTTTTTTTCTGATATTTTAAATAAAAACACAAATAACATATTTTCAGATCAGTTAAATTGTATATTTGGAGTAGAAGATTATAGAAAAGGAAAGTGTGATTTTAATAATGTAGCTATAACTGCTTTGAATAATAAAACACTCAATATAAGATTAAATTATCCCTGTAATTATTTTTTGAATATACTATCTCAGCCTATATATGCACTTAGAAATATTGATTCTAAACTCATAGATTGGAAAAAAGACTATAGATCAATAATGTATTCAGGGAGTTTTTGTATAAACAATATATCTGACAGCGGGGAGATTACATTAAAGAAGAATTCTCATTACTGGAACAAGGCACAGGTGAAAAGTAATAGTATAACATTGAGTTCCTTAAAAACTAAAGAAAGTGCACTTGCTGCATTTCAAAGCTCTACAATAAATGTGTTCACAGATCCTCCTTTAGGAGAATTAAAAACTATAGAAGGTAAGGCAAAATATAAAGTTTCGCCTTTACTTCAAGGGGAAGGCATAGCTTTTAATTTAAAAAGGAGTGGTATTGCAAATGACAATAGTTTTAGGAAGGCAGTAGCTGCTTCTATTAATAGAAATAATATAGTTAAAAATATATTAAATAGCACTGCTTTGGAGTCATATTCTTATATACCCCAGTATACAGGGGATGGATTGAATGGCAAGTATATAAATAAGGTATTTTTTCAAGGCAATGAAGATATAAAAAAAGCTTCTGATATGATGAAAAGTGTAAGTTCTAGTTATGGAGAAGCTTCATTAAAACTCATATATTTGGATACAGTTGAAAACAAAAAAACATGTGAAGCCATAGGTGAAAGTATAAAAAAAGCTGTTGGGATAGATGTGAAGTGTGAAGGATATGAGGCTTCTAAATTCAATGAGAAGTTAAAAAAAGGTGATTATGATATGGCAGAGATAAAATACGAGGGATACTATGATTATCCTCTGTCGTTTTTGGATATGTGGAGGTCTGCATCCCAATATAATTTGTATGGATATAGAAATGTGCAATTTGACAATAAATTTATGAATGCTAAATTTGAGAAAGATGGAACTAAAAGAATAGAGATACTTAAGGAAATGGAAAATATGTTGATGGAAGACATGCCAATCATCCCCTTATATTTCAATGATGTAATTATAAGTCAAAAAAACTATGTACAGGGTATTTATACTAATAAATTGGGAAATATAAAGTTAGATAAAGCTTATTTAGATGTTCATTGA
- a CDS encoding AIR synthase family protein, whose translation MKAGKLNWEDLKTIIDENRKVVREDVRIRSGIGEDCSVVNFGDMECVMSTDPITGASVNSGKLAVHINCNDIASCGVEPVGILVTILAPESSSLEDIRRIMEEISEETEKLNVEILGGHTEITRAVNKMVISCTVIGKGKSGEAVATSGAKEGDDILVTKHLCLEGTSIVVNDYEDKLKNILTTEEIKEAKGYIKYISVVKEGILSAKSGVNSMHDITEGGVLGALWEVAKASKVGFKVYKNKMPITKITEKICNKYAVDPLRFISSGSMLITTKDGNKLVKLLKSQNINAYIIGKITREKGILVCDEFEKEVVPPKRDELFVLEEKLK comes from the coding sequence ATGAAAGCTGGAAAATTAAATTGGGAAGATTTAAAAACTATAATAGATGAAAATAGGAAAGTAGTACGAGAAGATGTGAGAATAAGAAGCGGTATAGGAGAGGACTGCAGTGTAGTTAATTTTGGAGATATGGAATGTGTCATGTCTACAGATCCTATTACAGGGGCTAGTGTGAACAGTGGAAAGCTTGCAGTTCATATAAATTGTAATGATATAGCATCTTGTGGGGTTGAGCCTGTTGGAATTTTAGTTACGATTTTAGCTCCAGAAAGTAGTTCTTTAGAAGACATAAGAAGAATTATGGAAGAAATCAGTGAGGAAACGGAAAAACTAAATGTGGAAATTTTAGGCGGGCATACGGAAATAACAAGAGCTGTAAATAAAATGGTAATATCCTGTACTGTAATAGGAAAAGGAAAAAGCGGAGAAGCTGTAGCTACTTCAGGTGCAAAAGAAGGGGATGATATACTGGTAACAAAACATTTGTGCCTGGAAGGAACTAGTATTGTAGTAAATGACTACGAAGATAAGTTAAAGAATATACTTACCACTGAGGAAATAAAAGAGGCAAAAGGTTATATAAAATATATAAGTGTGGTAAAAGAGGGGATTTTATCAGCAAAATCAGGAGTAAATTCTATGCATGACATAACTGAAGGTGGAGTACTAGGGGCACTTTGGGAAGTTGCCAAGGCAAGTAAAGTAGGATTTAAAGTATATAAAAATAAGATGCCAATTACTAAAATAACAGAAAAGATATGTAATAAGTACGCAGTTGATCCTTTGAGGTTTATATCTTCAGGAAGTATGCTCATTACTACAAAAGATGGAAATAAACTCGTTAAACTTTTAAAAAGCCAAAATATTAATGCATATATTATAGGCAAAATTACCAGGGAAAAGGGAATATTGGTTTGTGATGAATTTGAAAAAGAGGTTGTACCGCCTAAAAGAGATGAGTTATTTGTACTAGAGGAAAAGTTGAAATAA
- the gatB gene encoding Asp-tRNA(Asn)/Glu-tRNA(Gln) amidotransferase subunit GatB — protein MEYELVIGLEVHVELSTKTKMYCGCSTEFGGEPNSHVCPICLALPGALPRINKKVIEYTIKSGIALNCSINKKSRMDRKNYFYPDCPKNYQITQHRFPLCRDGYIEVENSEGEKKKIGIERIHMEEDAAKLIHTKAGTLINYNRAGVPLIEVVSKPDIRTPEEATCYLQKLKNILRSIGVSNCKMEQGSLRCDGNMSIRPKGSRKFGVKVEIKNVNSFKALEKAFEYEYLRQVKAVESGEKIVQETRRWNESKNRTEVMRAKEQARDYRYFPEGDLTAINISNEWIEDIRKTIPELPYDKVERFTKEYNVSKHDAEVLILNMGAADFFEKTAKLSRNPKAAFNWIMGDISRLMNEKSVSLNELKFKPEDLVSLIKFIDSGMISNNIGKEIMEEMFVSGAKPEEIIEKRNFLQNSSEDEILQIIKKVMKDNPKPLEDYKNGKKRAIKFMIGLVMKETKGKANPKIVNDLVNREFNKN, from the coding sequence ATGGAATATGAATTGGTAATTGGCCTGGAAGTTCATGTAGAGCTTTCGACAAAAACTAAGATGTATTGTGGATGCAGCACTGAATTTGGAGGAGAACCCAATAGTCACGTTTGTCCAATATGCCTTGCACTTCCAGGTGCGCTCCCTAGAATAAATAAAAAGGTAATAGAGTATACCATAAAATCGGGAATTGCCCTTAATTGCTCAATAAATAAAAAGAGTAGAATGGATAGAAAAAATTATTTTTATCCGGATTGCCCTAAAAATTATCAAATAACCCAACACAGATTTCCTTTATGTAGAGATGGATACATTGAGGTAGAAAATAGTGAGGGAGAAAAAAAGAAAATAGGTATTGAAAGAATACATATGGAAGAGGACGCAGCAAAACTAATTCATACAAAAGCAGGTACCTTGATAAATTACAATAGAGCAGGTGTACCTCTTATAGAGGTAGTGTCCAAACCAGATATAAGAACCCCAGAGGAAGCTACCTGTTATCTTCAAAAGTTAAAAAATATTTTGAGATCCATAGGAGTTTCAAATTGTAAGATGGAACAAGGTTCTTTAAGGTGTGATGGTAATATGTCTATAAGACCTAAAGGCAGTAGAAAATTTGGTGTAAAAGTGGAAATAAAGAATGTGAATTCCTTTAAAGCTCTTGAGAAAGCTTTTGAGTATGAATATTTAAGGCAAGTAAAGGCTGTAGAGTCTGGAGAAAAGATAGTACAAGAAACCAGAAGATGGAATGAGTCTAAAAATAGAACTGAGGTTATGAGGGCTAAAGAACAAGCTAGAGATTATAGATACTTTCCAGAAGGGGATTTAACAGCTATAAATATTTCAAATGAATGGATAGAGGATATAAGAAAAACTATACCTGAACTTCCTTATGATAAAGTGGAGAGATTTACTAAGGAGTACAATGTTTCAAAACACGATGCTGAGGTACTAATATTAAATATGGGGGCAGCAGATTTCTTTGAGAAAACTGCCAAGTTAAGCCGAAACCCTAAAGCTGCTTTTAACTGGATTATGGGAGATATATCAAGGCTTATGAATGAAAAATCAGTATCATTAAATGAGCTTAAATTTAAGCCGGAAGACCTAGTAAGTTTAATCAAATTTATAGACTCAGGTATGATCTCTAATAATATAGGTAAAGAAATAATGGAGGAAATGTTTGTAAGTGGTGCAAAACCTGAAGAAATAATTGAGAAGAGGAACTTTTTACAAAATAGCAGTGAAGATGAAATTCTGCAGATAATAAAAAAGGTTATGAAAGACAATCCTAAACCATTAGAAGATTATAAAAACGGTAAGAAAAGAGCTATTAAATTTATGATAGGTTTAGTTATGAAAGAAACTAAGGGAAAGGCAAATCCTAAGATTGTAAATGACCTTGTAAATAGAGAATTTAATAAAAACTAA
- a CDS encoding metallophosphoesterase → MQIGVVSDTHRYKQMVKKVMQVLNHMDLIIHLGDNVEDVKEIEKFYHGNIINVRGNCDFSVDVPPERIEIIEGKKFLITHGHRYDVKYDLSRLRYRALEEEADIVLFGHTHVSEIAYEDGIYFVNPGSPSLPRNGLKSAAIISINDKIIRPDIIEL, encoded by the coding sequence TTGCAAATAGGAGTAGTAAGTGATACACATAGATACAAGCAAATGGTAAAAAAAGTTATGCAGGTATTAAATCATATGGATTTGATTATTCATCTTGGAGATAATGTAGAAGATGTAAAAGAAATAGAAAAATTTTATCATGGTAACATTATAAACGTAAGGGGAAATTGTGACTTTTCTGTAGATGTCCCTCCTGAAAGGATAGAAATTATAGAAGGTAAAAAGTTTTTAATAACTCATGGGCATAGGTATGACGTTAAATACGATTTATCTAGGTTAAGATATAGGGCTTTAGAGGAAGAGGCAGATATAGTCCTATTTGGGCATACTCATGTATCTGAAATAGCCTATGAGGATGGTATATACTTTGTTAATCCAGGAAGTCCGTCTTTGCCTAGAAATGGGCTGAAAAGCGCTGCTATCATAAGCATAAATGATAAAATTATAAGGCCAGATATCATAGAATTATAA
- a CDS encoding gamma-glutamyl-gamma-aminobutyrate hydrolase family protein: MNTVIGISGNILEMGGGSVPGIKRTYVNSDYVLSVALAGASPIILPVIENEEYIFDQVKRVDGIIISGGYDVNPILYGEEPIKAQGFTSYELDNFNFKLIKAACSLKKPILGICRGLQIINVYFGGTLYQDLDDKDGFYIKHSQDSSRSFTGHTILVKKDSILYPILGEKSMVNSFHHQGIKNLAKGFKVGAVAKDGVIESIEKTKDNFIFGVQWHPEGLAANNTKMLEIFKKLVSVSRKK, encoded by the coding sequence ATGAATACAGTTATCGGAATATCTGGCAATATATTAGAAATGGGAGGCGGATCAGTTCCTGGTATAAAAAGGACGTATGTAAATAGCGATTATGTTTTATCTGTAGCTTTGGCTGGGGCCTCACCGATAATACTTCCTGTAATTGAAAATGAAGAGTATATTTTTGATCAAGTAAAAAGAGTTGATGGAATAATTATTTCTGGTGGATATGATGTAAATCCCATATTATATGGAGAAGAACCTATAAAGGCTCAGGGATTTACTTCATATGAGCTGGATAATTTTAATTTTAAGCTCATTAAGGCAGCATGCAGCTTGAAAAAGCCGATACTTGGCATTTGCAGAGGGTTACAAATAATAAATGTATATTTTGGAGGAACATTATATCAAGATCTTGACGATAAAGATGGATTTTACATTAAACATTCTCAAGATTCCAGTAGAAGCTTTACAGGTCATACCATACTTGTAAAAAAAGATAGTATATTGTATCCGATACTTGGAGAAAAGTCTATGGTGAATAGTTTTCATCACCAGGGTATAAAGAATTTAGCAAAAGGGTTTAAAGTAGGTGCCGTAGCCAAAGATGGTGTAATAGAGTCCATAGAAAAAACAAAAGATAACTTCATTTTTGGTGTTCAATGGCATCCAGAAGGACTTGCAGCTAATAATACCAAAATGCTTGAAATATTTAAAAAGTTAGTATCTGTTTCGAGAAAAAAGTGA
- a CDS encoding sigma-54 interaction domain-containing protein, translated as MNILKSIGIVTNSNSLVAVFLKSNIEEIYKGFAVINNYYLNELKSTDKINDDVILIMNDEIAIEIERYVKNKKNIIVIKRTIKENEVYKIFNIPQGTKALVVNNAKSATLETISLLYRIGVNNITLIPYDENQNYENIKFAITPGEVSRVPKYIEKIIDIGNRHIDISTFINISNKLALKNRVIDTRLFKYSEKIVNLDSGIKDKYKELYIKNEDLNAVLNMSKEGIMFTDLDGNISFYNNAFEKLFNIRKNIKCKNIEDVLDKNLVCLLVKNSVKDELIEYRDKFIVVNKEIVVYYGEKKGCYISINEVTYLEQLAKKLTVKYTNKGLIARYDFNSIKTNSSSIKECIKLSNKVAKSDLTVLITGESGTGKELFAQSIHNASLRKNWPFVAINCAAVPESLLESELFGYESGAFTGARKEGKVGLFEQANMGTIFLDEIGDMPLTLQARLLRVLQERQVMRIGSDRLINVDIRVIAATNKNLLQMVEEGQFREDLFYRINVLPINIPPLRERKEDIISLIKYFMGRKKTIRLSDEVIEIFMNYSWPGNIREIQNVASYIKIMNDDDEVNIGDLPYYLVEYNINFDEEAAYLKCKNCIFDAVSILKIIKEQGILKSGIGRKNIKEILEANNIRLSEAEIRRIMSILNKLSLISCNLGRRGSKITTKGNNFLKWIENRAKL; from the coding sequence GTGAATATATTGAAATCTATTGGAATTGTTACAAATAGCAATTCTTTAGTGGCTGTATTTTTGAAAAGCAATATAGAAGAGATATATAAGGGTTTTGCTGTAATAAATAATTATTATTTGAATGAGCTTAAAAGTACAGATAAGATAAACGATGATGTAATACTCATAATGAATGATGAAATAGCAATTGAAATAGAGAGATATGTAAAAAATAAAAAAAATATAATAGTCATTAAAAGAACGATAAAAGAAAATGAAGTTTATAAAATATTTAATATTCCTCAGGGCACTAAAGCTCTTGTGGTAAATAATGCGAAATCAGCCACATTGGAAACCATATCTCTATTATATAGGATAGGCGTAAATAATATTACCCTTATACCTTATGACGAAAATCAAAATTATGAAAACATAAAATTTGCAATAACTCCTGGTGAAGTTTCCAGAGTACCAAAATATATTGAAAAAATTATAGATATAGGAAATCGACACATTGATATATCTACTTTTATTAATATTTCTAATAAATTAGCACTTAAAAATAGAGTGATTGATACCAGATTGTTTAAATATTCAGAAAAAATTGTAAATTTAGATAGCGGTATCAAAGATAAATATAAGGAACTTTATATTAAAAATGAAGATTTGAATGCAGTACTTAATATGTCTAAAGAAGGAATAATGTTTACGGATTTAGATGGAAATATATCATTTTACAATAATGCCTTTGAAAAGTTATTTAATATAAGAAAAAATATCAAATGTAAAAATATTGAAGATGTCTTGGATAAAAATTTGGTATGCTTACTTGTGAAAAATAGTGTTAAAGATGAGCTTATAGAATATAGAGACAAGTTTATAGTAGTTAATAAAGAAATTGTTGTCTACTATGGAGAAAAAAAAGGATGCTATATCAGTATAAATGAAGTTACGTATTTAGAACAGCTTGCAAAAAAACTAACAGTAAAATATACAAATAAAGGACTTATAGCAAGGTATGATTTTAATTCTATAAAAACAAATTCAAGCAGTATAAAGGAATGCATCAAATTAAGCAATAAAGTTGCAAAATCAGATTTAACAGTTTTAATAACAGGTGAGAGTGGCACTGGAAAGGAACTTTTTGCTCAATCAATACATAATGCATCTTTGAGAAAAAATTGGCCTTTTGTTGCCATAAATTGTGCTGCAGTTCCTGAAAGCTTGTTAGAAAGTGAATTGTTTGGATATGAGAGTGGGGCCTTCACAGGGGCACGCAAAGAAGGAAAAGTTGGATTATTTGAACAGGCTAATATGGGAACTATATTCTTAGATGAAATAGGTGATATGCCTTTAACTTTGCAGGCCAGACTGCTTAGAGTATTGCAGGAAAGACAGGTAATGAGGATAGGTTCTGATAGGCTTATAAATGTTGATATTAGGGTTATTGCAGCTACAAATAAAAATTTACTCCAGATGGTAGAAGAAGGGCAATTTAGAGAGGACTTATTTTATAGAATCAATGTACTGCCTATAAATATACCACCTTTAAGAGAAAGAAAAGAAGATATTATTTCTCTTATAAAATATTTTATGGGAAGAAAAAAGACTATAAGATTATCTGATGAAGTCATAGAAATCTTTATGAATTATTCTTGGCCGGGTAATATAAGAGAAATTCAGAATGTTGCTTCCTATATAAAAATTATGAATGACGATGATGAAGTAAATATTGGAGATTTGCCTTACTATTTGGTTGAATATAATATAAACTTTGATGAGGAAGCTGCATATCTCAAATGCAAAAATTGTATTTTTGATGCAGTATCAATATTAAAAATTATTAAAGAGCAAGGAATTTTAAAGTCAGGAATTGGTAGAAAAAATATAAAGGAAATTTTAGAAGCAAATAATATAAGGTTAAGCGAAGCTGAGATAAGAAGAATAATGAGCATTTTAAACAAATTGTCATTGATATCATGCAATTTGGGGAGAAGAGGAAGCAAAATTACAACGAAAGGGAACAATTTTTTAAAATGGATTGAAAACAGGGCAAAATTATAA
- a CDS encoding XTP/dITP diphosphatase, protein MKKLVVASNNCNKIREIKQILSKYPIEILSMKDMNLNVDILEDGKTFSENAYKKASTIYHILQDKCMVLADDSGLMVKGLNGAPGVYSARFAGEHGNDKKNNEKLLKLLEGMKPQDREAKFVCALVLIVDSKRTFKVEGEVNGIICDEERGNNKFGYDPLFYVPEYHKTFGELPYEIKNSISHRANALKKLKEQMRDIMEEV, encoded by the coding sequence ATGAAAAAACTAGTAGTGGCAAGCAATAATTGTAATAAGATAAGAGAAATTAAGCAAATACTTTCCAAATATCCTATAGAAATTTTGTCTATGAAAGATATGAATTTAAATGTGGATATCTTAGAGGATGGAAAAACATTTTCAGAAAATGCCTATAAAAAAGCCAGTACTATATACCATATACTGCAGGATAAGTGTATGGTTCTTGCAGATGATTCAGGATTAATGGTTAAAGGACTAAATGGGGCACCAGGGGTGTACTCTGCAAGGTTTGCAGGGGAACATGGAAATGACAAAAAAAACAATGAAAAGCTGTTAAAGCTTTTAGAAGGTATGAAACCACAAGATAGGGAAGCTAAGTTTGTATGTGCACTAGTACTTATAGTGGATTCAAAAAGGACATTTAAAGTTGAGGGCGAAGTAAATGGTATAATATGTGATGAAGAGAGAGGAAATAATAAATTTGGTTATGATCCGCTGTTTTACGTGCCCGAATATCATAAAACTTTTGGAGAACTGCCCTATGAAATAAAAAACTCTATAAGCCATAGAGCTAATGCACTTAAAAAATTGAAGGAGCAAATGAGGGACATTATGGAGGAGGTTTAG
- the gatA gene encoding Asp-tRNA(Asn)/Glu-tRNA(Gln) amidotransferase subunit GatA, giving the protein MKLTAHEIRNMLKNKEISVEEIVRSYLNRINKFDTILGAYLYVEKEGALKRAKDLDKKIKHGEKMGGLFGIPISIKDNISVKGMQNSCASKMLQGYISPYDASVIKRIEAEDGIIIGKANMDEFAMGSSNEKSAFKLARNPWDLSRVPGGSSGGSAVSVSAGESVMSLGTDTGGSVRQPACLCGVVGLKPTYGRVSRYGAVAFASTLDQIGLMSADIEDCACLTQCIAGSDKNDFTTVDMKVPDYSKSLTKDIKGMKIGIPKEYFEDGLDDRIRKSIEEAVDVLKANGAEVKECSIPLVKYSMAVYYVIASAEVSSNLARFDGIRYGYRSKNFKDYRDLYFKSRSEALGMEVKRRIMLGTYMLSKGYYDEYYEKALKVRNLIKNQFEEVMKEFDALIAPTSPTTAFKIGEKKKNALSMYLSDVYVLPANVSGMPAISVPCGMVDGLPVGFQIMTNYYREDTIFNIAYSFEQSTNWHKMSPQISEV; this is encoded by the coding sequence ATGAAGCTGACTGCACATGAAATTAGAAATATGTTGAAAAACAAAGAAATAAGTGTAGAAGAAATTGTAAGATCCTATTTAAATAGAATAAATAAATTTGATACTATATTGGGAGCTTATTTATATGTAGAAAAAGAGGGAGCACTTAAAAGAGCAAAGGATTTGGATAAGAAAATAAAACATGGTGAAAAAATGGGTGGACTTTTTGGAATACCTATTTCTATAAAAGATAATATAAGCGTTAAGGGTATGCAAAACTCTTGTGCTTCAAAGATGCTTCAGGGATACATATCTCCTTATGATGCTAGCGTAATAAAAAGGATAGAGGCTGAGGATGGAATAATAATTGGAAAGGCAAATATGGACGAATTTGCCATGGGATCTTCAAATGAAAAAAGTGCTTTTAAGTTAGCCAGAAACCCCTGGGATTTAAGCAGAGTTCCGGGAGGATCTTCAGGTGGATCGGCTGTTTCAGTTTCAGCTGGTGAATCTGTAATGTCTCTTGGAACAGATACAGGTGGTTCTGTAAGGCAGCCTGCATGTCTGTGTGGTGTAGTAGGTTTAAAGCCAACTTACGGAAGAGTTTCTAGGTATGGAGCAGTTGCGTTTGCTTCAACTTTAGACCAAATAGGTCTTATGTCAGCAGATATAGAAGATTGTGCATGTTTAACACAATGTATAGCAGGGTCTGATAAAAATGATTTTACTACAGTAGATATGAAAGTACCGGATTATAGCAAAAGTTTGACTAAAGATATTAAAGGCATGAAGATAGGTATACCTAAAGAATATTTTGAGGATGGGTTAGATGATAGAATTAGAAAATCCATAGAAGAAGCTGTAGATGTACTAAAGGCAAATGGGGCTGAGGTTAAAGAGTGTTCTATTCCACTTGTAAAGTATTCTATGGCAGTTTATTATGTAATTGCAAGTGCTGAAGTTTCTTCAAATTTAGCTAGATTTGATGGAATAAGATATGGATATAGATCAAAAAATTTTAAGGACTACAGGGACTTATATTTTAAATCTAGAAGTGAAGCATTGGGAATGGAAGTTAAGAGAAGAATAATGTTAGGAACATATATGCTTTCTAAAGGTTACTATGATGAGTATTATGAAAAGGCACTTAAAGTTAGAAACCTTATAAAAAACCAATTTGAGGAAGTCATGAAGGAATTTGATGCACTTATAGCACCTACTTCACCTACTACTGCATTTAAAATAGGCGAGAAGAAAAAGAATGCATTATCTATGTACCTTTCAGATGTTTATGTGCTCCCTGCTAATGTATCCGGTATGCCGGCTATATCTGTACCTTGTGGTATGGTAGATGGACTTCCAGTAGGATTTCAAATTATGACAAATTATTATAGAGAAGATACAATCTTTAATATAGCTTATAGTTTTGAACAATCTACTAACTGGCATAAAATGAGTCCACAAATTAGTGAGGTGTAA
- the rph gene encoding ribonuclease PH codes for MRIDGRKYDQIRPIKITRDYTKYAEGSVLIETGDTKVICTASIEDRVPPFLKGKGEGWITCEYNMLPRATQVRKIRDITKGKIDGRTMEIQRIIGRALRSVVDLKAMGEKTIWVDCDVIQADGGTRTASISGAFVALVDAVNKLHKRTPFTVYPIRDFVSAISVGIVNNVRMLDLCYLEDSRAQVDMNIVMTDSGEFVEIQGTGEQSPFTRDDLQELLRLGEKGINNMIHAQKESLKMDSLWIGTGGK; via the coding sequence ATGAGAATTGATGGTAGAAAATATGATCAGATTAGGCCTATAAAAATAACAAGAGATTATACAAAATATGCAGAAGGATCAGTACTTATAGAAACAGGAGATACAAAGGTAATATGTACTGCTTCTATAGAAGATAGAGTACCTCCTTTCCTAAAAGGAAAAGGGGAAGGATGGATTACCTGTGAATATAATATGCTGCCTAGGGCTACTCAAGTTAGAAAAATTAGAGATATAACTAAAGGAAAAATTGATGGAAGGACAATGGAAATACAAAGAATAATAGGAAGAGCACTTAGATCTGTAGTGGATTTGAAAGCTATGGGAGAAAAAACTATATGGGTTGACTGTGATGTAATCCAAGCAGATGGAGGAACTAGAACTGCTTCTATATCAGGAGCTTTTGTAGCACTTGTAGATGCTGTAAATAAACTTCATAAACGTACCCCTTTTACAGTTTATCCTATAAGAGACTTTGTCAGTGCTATAAGTGTGGGAATAGTAAATAATGTGAGAATGCTTGATTTATGTTATTTAGAAGATTCAAGAGCTCAAGTGGATATGAACATAGTAATGACGGATTCAGGAGAGTTTGTTGAAATACAGGGTACAGGAGAACAAAGCCCATTTACTAGAGATGATCTGCAGGAACTTTTACGTTTAGGTGAAAAAGGAATAAACAATATGATTCATGCCCAAAAAGAGAGTTTAAAAATGGATTCTCTATGGATAGGTACAGGAGGAAAATGA
- the gatC gene encoding Asp-tRNA(Asn)/Glu-tRNA(Gln) amidotransferase subunit GatC: MRVKKEEMKYVAQLAKLEFNEEEEKEVIEELDRMFKYMENLNELNTDGVNITINPYCMENKFREDTVEESMDIKEVLDNSPQNLKEYIVVPQVIE, from the coding sequence ATGAGAGTGAAAAAAGAAGAAATGAAATATGTAGCCCAGCTTGCTAAGCTGGAATTTAATGAAGAAGAAGAAAAAGAAGTCATAGAAGAACTAGATAGAATGTTTAAATATATGGAAAACTTAAATGAATTAAATACAGATGGGGTGAATATAACTATAAATCCATATTGCATGGAAAATAAATTTAGAGAAGATACTGTGGAAGAATCTATGGATATAAAAGAAGTACTGGATAATTCACCACAAAATCTTAAAGAATATATAGTAGTACCCCAGGTAATAGAATAA